The genomic interval GGGGTCGAAGGCCCTGTTTTGACCGTAGATCGACGGCATGACTATGGCGAGATTCAAAACGACACCCCCAGGTTTTTAAGGCCTTCCAGGATGACCGCCCCAAGATGGTAGTCCCTTTTTGCCCTGCGGTAAGCCTTTAGCTTCATGGACTCCCTCCGCTTTTCATCGAGAAGGTAGTAGGATATTTTCACCGCAGCTTCCTCCGGCGAGGTGAACAGGTCTATCTCGTCCCCTATGGAGAAGTATCTCTCGATCCCTGGGGCATAGCAGGACAGCTCGAATCCTCCGAAGGCCGGAATCTCTATGTTTCTGGCCTTTACCTGCTCTTGGTTTTTGCCGGACCGGAGGTATCTTAGGGCGTTCACAGGAGAGGAGAGGACGAAGCGGATGTCGTTGTTCCTGCTGTTTGAGAGGTTGAGGTTTATCCTGGATCTAAGCATGATGTCCATAACGTCCTGGTCCGATACCCTACCACCTTTCCAGCCCGATCCGAAGCAGGCCACAGAAAGTCCGGTGAGGGCCTCTATCCTCTTTATCCACCACCTGCGGTTTCTGTCCGCTCCTCCTATGAAGGAGACGTCGAACTCGTACTTTACGTCCCGCAAGGACGGTTCTTCCGCGAAGTCCCTTATACCCCAGGGGACCCAGACCGCAGGAACGCCCATTTCCCTGTATTTAGGCAGGGAGTAGAGGTCCACGGTCATGGCCCCGGACAGGTGAGGAGCCCTTTTCGAGGAGTAGTCGTCGAACCTCCACTGGTCGTCGCAGAACCAGTTGACCACGAAGGACAGCTCTTTAAGTCTGTCCAGGGTTTTGCAGGATATTTCGTCCCTCATGGTTATGGTGAAGACCACGTCAGGACGCTCTTTTTCGACGAATTCCACTATTCTGCCTTGGAGGCCCTCCAGGTCGTCCGGGTAGCCGTTTTCCTCCAGCCAAAAGGGAGCTACGTCGGCAAAGTCACAGATAGCGGGGAAGAAGCGCCCCCTCTCCAGAGACGGACCCCTTTCGGGCAGACCGTAGTCGTAGGACAGGAGCAACGTCGCTACTTTAGGCCTCTTGGTCTCGTCCATTAGGTTCGCCTTTTATCCTCACGATGTCGTCCTCCCCCAGATATGGCCCGTTTTGGACCTCTATTATCTCGAGGGGGATCTTTCCGGGGTTTATGAGCCTGTGAAGCTGATTTTTCTGGATGAAGGTGCTTTCCCCTTCGTGAAGGTAGAAGGTCTCTTCGTCCCTCTCGACCTGGGCGGTGCCTTTTACCACTATCCAGTGTTCCGTCCTGTGGTGGTGATACTGGAGACTCAGGGCCTTTCCCGGGTGGACGTTTATCCTCTTTACCTTTATGCCGTCCCCTTCGTGGAGGATTCTATAGTCTCCCCATCTCCTGGCGCTTTCGGGGGCCTGAGTTATCTCCGGTCTGGACCGCCCTTTCAGTGTGGAGACTACGTCTTTGACCGATTGGGATGTCCCTCTAGGGGCTATGAACAGGGCATCGGCGGTGTCCACCACCAGCAGGTCGCTGACCCCCGACAGGGCTATGAGCCGTCTGTCCCCTTGGACCAGGCATCCTTCCGATCGATCGGCCAGTACGTCCCCTTTGAGGACGTTGCGGTTGCCGTCTTTTTCCCCCTGCTGATAGATGGCGTCCCAGCTCCCCAGGTCGGACCAGCAGGCGTCCAGTGGGACCACCGCCACTGAGGGAGCTTTTTCCATTATGCCGTAGTCTATGGAGACGGGGGGAAGGTCTTTGAATCCCTCGATCATGGTCCTCTCCCCGCCTTCCATGAGTTTGGCTATCTCCGGGAGGTGTTCTTTGAAGGAGTCTATCATGTCCCCGGCACGAAAGAGGAATATCCCGCCGTTCCACAGGTATTGACCGCTTTGGACGTATTCCGCTGCTTTTTTCAGGTCCGGTTTTTCGACGAACTGGGATATGTCGTTCCAGCCTCCTCGGTCTTCGCCTTTTTTTATGTAGCCGAAGCCGGTCTCCGGGGCGTCCGGGACTATACCGAAGGTTACCAGTTTCCCCTCTTCCAGCGCTAGCAGCCCCGTTTTCAGG from Dethiosulfovibrio russensis carries:
- a CDS encoding mannose-1-phosphate guanylyltransferase/mannose-6-phosphate isomerase; this encodes MTQIKALILAGGGGTRLWPLSREEVPKQFLKLAGDHSLLQTTIKRLLPLCGQEGIKIVAGERWDSQIAYQASDVGLKGNIHVLEPEGKNTAPAIALGLAHLMEKGATRETPVLVCPSDHIIQNEKAFQDALKTGLLALEEGKLVTFGIVPDAPETGFGYIKKGEDRGGWNDISQFVEKPDLKKAAEYVQSGQYLWNGGIFLFRAGDMIDSFKEHLPEIAKLMEGGERTMIEGFKDLPPVSIDYGIMEKAPSVAVVPLDACWSDLGSWDAIYQQGEKDGNRNVLKGDVLADRSEGCLVQGDRRLIALSGVSDLLVVDTADALFIAPRGTSQSVKDVVSTLKGRSRPEITQAPESARRWGDYRILHEGDGIKVKRINVHPGKALSLQYHHHRTEHWIVVKGTAQVERDEETFYLHEGESTFIQKNQLHRLINPGKIPLEIIEVQNGPYLGEDDIVRIKGEPNGRDQEA
- a CDS encoding glycosyltransferase family protein, which codes for MDETKRPKVATLLLSYDYGLPERGPSLERGRFFPAICDFADVAPFWLEENGYPDDLEGLQGRIVEFVEKERPDVVFTITMRDEISCKTLDRLKELSFVVNWFCDDQWRFDDYSSKRAPHLSGAMTVDLYSLPKYREMGVPAVWVPWGIRDFAEEPSLRDVKYEFDVSFIGGADRNRRWWIKRIEALTGLSVACFGSGWKGGRVSDQDVMDIMLRSRINLNLSNSRNNDIRFVLSSPVNALRYLRSGKNQEQVKARNIEIPAFGGFELSCYAPGIERYFSIGDEIDLFTSPEEAAVKISYYLLDEKRRESMKLKAYRRAKRDYHLGAVILEGLKNLGVSF